The sequence AATGCCCAAAAAGCCATACAGCCATTAGTATACTCAGGACCATCTCCATAATTTCCGGAGGTAGGACAGAAGTCACAACTTCTTCCTTTACCGTTAATATCCTTAAGCTTTGTTCGTGGTAATTTTCGCATGTTTAAATTTGTTATTAATTAATATTCTTATCTCTTATTAATAATTATTTATACGACCCTTCCTCAAAACAGTAAATACTTACTCCTACACAATTCTTGCTTTTGCAATAATCAGGTAACGCAAAATAATTCTCACATGTTCCACCATGTTCTGAGCCCGGTCCATACATAATATGGCTAGGGCATCCATTACAAATAGATGCATTCGCACCTTTAATAGTCTTAAGATGTTGTCTTGAAAGCTTGTTCATCCAATAAAGATTTTGAATGGTTTCAATTTGATTCAAACTACAGCATTGGAGCATAACATTTTCCACCGGGCTTCAGCCAACATCCCCATCTGCCTCCTCCCATAAAACATACAAGTTGCTCACTACCGCATGCTTCAATTTGGATTTGCGTTGCACCGCCGCTGATCCCTTTCTTTTGTTCTCTTGTTAATTTTTTCAAAGTTTTCATAGTATTTTAATTTTAAGATTATAGATAAAGAGCACTGTTATACAACAATGCTCTTATATTTTGAAAAATATTAATAACGGTCAAAACAGTCCATACTTACCAGTACTCTTTTTTTACAGCACTCCGGCAGCCCATAAAAGTCTCCGCATGATTTAGCTTCATTAGGACCATAAGGTCCTTCAGGACAATTTTCATAACAATTCCCTATTCCACCACCATTAATTGATTTTAAATGTTCTCTTTTAATTTTTTTTGAATTTTTCATTGGATTTCCATTATAGTTAATTAGATAAATGTAAGATTTTTAATTAATTGCACCAAATATTTCTCCATAAAAGGATTTAAAATATATTATGTTAAAACTTTGCCGTTCCAAAATAATTTGTACATTTGTTTAGTTATAATGAATTTTTCAAGAAACATATCTGATATTTCTATCCTGAAGTCACCTATTTCAGGAGTATCTACTGTTTCTACATTCACAACTACAACAACTACCCCATAAAGGGGTAAATTTTCACATATTATTTCCGGTACCTGTACTCTTTTTTCAAAGAGTAGCCCTCTCACTTTTCTAATCTTAAATAAATAATAGATGAAAATCTTAAAATTCGGCGGAACATCAGTCGCCAATTCTCAGAATATCCTGTTAGTGGAAAACATTATCAAAAAGGAATCTTCAAAAGACAATATTGTAGTCATTGTATCAGCACTTCATGGGGTAACAGATCTTCTTATTAACGCCGCAGAATATGCAGCTGTTAAAAATGAAGATTATTTGCAACTGCTTAAAAATGCGGAAGAAAAACATATGACCCTAGTCAAGGAACTTATTCCTGTTTTAGAGCAAAGTTCTTTACTAAGCTTTGTTAAAAAACACTTCAACGATCTGGAAGATCTATACGCCGGAATTTTTGTTCTTGGAGAGCTTACTCCAAGAATCAAGGATAAAATTGCCTCCTATGGAGAATTCCTGTCATCCAGTATTATTGCGGCAAGGCTTCAGCATCAGGAACTGGATTGTTTATGGATGAATGTTTCAGAACTTATCAAAACCGATAGCACTTTCACTCATGCGAAAGTAAATTTCAGCGCCAGTGAAAGCAATATCAAAAATTATATCAACAAGCATCAGAATCGTATCCTGATAGGTCCTGGTTTTATAGCCAGTGACGAAAAAGGCCATACAACAACATTAGGACGTGGTGGTTCAGATTATACGGCTGCTATAATTGCTGCTGCTATTCAGGCCGAGGAACTTCAGATATGGACAGATGTAAGCGGTATGATGACTGCAGACCCTCGCTTGGCTTCTTATGCAAAACCCATCGCAGAAATCTCCTATCATGAAGCTATGGAGCTTTCTCATTTTGGAGCAAAAGTTATTTATCCACCATCTATTCAACCTGTGATGGTAAAAAATATTACGCTTAAAATTAAAAACACCTTTGATCCGGAAGCGCAGGGAACATTAGTATCCCATAATCTGGAAATTTCGGAAAATGAGAAACATGAGGTAGCAGTAGGAATCTCAAATCTGAGTCATATTGCCCTTCTAACGTTGGAAGGCAGCGGAATGATAGGAATTCCAGGAATTTCTGCAAAACTTTTTCAGTGTCTGAGTCAGGAAAAAATAAATGTTATACTAATTACACAGGGATCTTCGGAACATTCCATTACCATAGCTATTCACGAAAAGGATAGGTTAACCGCTGAAAATACAATTAATGCATCTTTTGCAGATGATATCAATTTAAAAAGAGTTACTCCTGTTACTATTGAAACTGGCCTTTCCATAGTAGCATTGGTAGGAGAAAACATGAAAAGCAGAAGTGGTGTAAGTGCTAAAATGTTTGGATGTCTTGGCAATAATGGAATCAATATCAGAACCATTGCCCAAGGCTCATCAGAAAGAAACATCAGCGTTGTTATTGCTGAAAAAGATACCAGAAAAGCAGTAAATGTTCTTCATGAAGAATTTTTCGAATCAGCAATAAAACAAATCCATCTTTATATCTGCGGAACAGGAAATGTAGGGACCAAGCTTATCCAGCAGATCTATAACCAAAATCAATATCTGAGAGAAAACCACTTTATCAATTTAAGAATTGCAGGTTTATCTAACAGCCGAAAAATGATCTTTGCAGACAAAGGTCTTTCCGAGGAAGAATATATCAACTGGAATGAATCAGGTATTGAAGCATCAGCTCAAAAATTTGCCGAAGAAATCATAGCCCGTAATGTAAGAAACTCTGTCTTTGTTGATATCACTGCAAGTTCTGAAATTCCCGAAGTATATGAAGACCTCTTGAAAAGGAGTATCAATATTGTAGCCTGTAATAAAATTGCTGCTTCATCAGCTTTTAAAACATATGTAACCTTAAAGAATACCGCAAGAAACCACAACTGTAACTTTCACTTTGAAACCAATGTAGGAGCCGGACTTCCAGTAATAGGAACCATTAATGATCTTATTAAAAGTGGTGATAAAATAACTTCTATTGAAGCTGTACTCAGCGGAACATTAAACTTTGTATTCAATAACTATGACGGAAAAAGAACATTTTCCGAAGTAGTCGCTCAGGCACAAAAAGAAGGTTATACAGAACCAGATCCAAGGCTGGACCTTTCCGGAACAGATGTGGCAAGAAAGATTTTGATCCTTGCCAGAGAAGCCGGATATCCACTTCAGTTTGACGAAATTGAAAATATAGGATTTCTACCTGCAGCTTGTATGGAAGGCAGTGTAGATCATTTTTATGAAAAACTTACAGAATATGAAAGTCATTTTAAATCTCTATTTGACGATGCTCAAAAAGAAGGAAAAATATTGAAGTATACTGCAGAATTTAAAGAGGGGAAAGCTAAGGTAGGATTACAGCATGTGGCTCCGGGAAGCGATCTGTTTCATCTTTATGGAAAGGATAATATTGTCATCTTTAAAACCTTAAGATACTCCGAACAGCCATTGGTCATCAAAGGAGCCGGTGCAGGAGCTGAGGTCACTGCCAGTGGTATTTTCGCAGACATCATCCGTTCAGTTTAAAAACAAAAAATATGAAAAAAGTAAATTTAAAAATTCCTGCTACTGTTGCCAATCTGGTATGTGGATTTGATATACTGGGAATGGCTGTTAATGAACCTTATGATGAAATGGAAATCCGCTTATTGGAAACTCCAGAAATTATCATCAAACACAAAGATTCTTTTGGACTCCCTGAAAAGCCAGATAAAAATGTTGCCGGAGTTGTACTTTTAAAAATTCAGGAGCACTTCAACTTAAAGAATGGCTTTGAAGTTATTATTCATAAACATATAAAACCGGGAAGCGGCCTAGGTTCCAGTGCAGCTAGTGCTGCCGGAGCTGCTATGGGAGCTAATATCGTATTAGGAAACATTCTATCAAAGGACGAAATGATACATTTTGCTATGTTCGGAGAAGAACTCGCTTCCGGTGTGCGGCATGCAGACAATATTGCTCCCTGCATCTATGGAGGAATTACTTTGGTGAAATCTACAGATCCTATTGATATTATTCCATTAAATACGCCCGATTTATTTGTTACGGCTGTACATCCTCAGGTTGAAGTCAAAACATCTGATTCAAGACAGATTTTAAAGAAAAATATCACTTTAAAAAGTGCCGTTGAACAATGGGCGAATATTGCAGGGCTTGTTGCCGGTATTCAGAAAAATGATTTTGCACTGATTGGAAGAAGCCTCAACGATGTCATTATAGAACCTGTACGAAGCATTTTAATTCCAAAATTTGATGAAATTAAATCAAAAAGTCTTGAGCTTGGGGCTCTGGGAGGCGGAATTTCAGGATCAGGACCTTCTATTTTCATGCTGGCAGAAAATAGACAAACAGCTGAAAATATTGCTGACATGATGAAAACCATATATGATGAGATCAATATAGATAATTTCGTCTATGTCTCAAAAATTAACCCAATGGGAATAGAAATTATTGAAGAACAAAAATTAGATTAAAAGCAGATGAAGTATTATAATTTAAAAGGCAGGGAAGAAAATGTTGATTTCAGAACTGCAACCATAAAAGGACAGGGAAAAGATAAAGGATTATTCTTTCCCGAAAACATTCCTTACTTCGAAGAAGAATTCATTCAAAATCTTCACCAATATTCTGATGAGGAGATCGCTTATCAATGTATGAAAGATTTTATTGGAGAGGAAATTCCTTCAGAAATTCTTAAGAAAATTGTTGCTGAAACTATTAGTTTTGAAATTCCTTTGAAAAAAATAAGTGATGAGATTTCGATTCTGGAACTTTTTCATGGCCCTACTCTCGCATTTAAAGATATTGGGGCCGGATTTATGAGCAGATGTCTCTCTTATTTTTTAGAAAATCAACAGAAAAAAGTTACTGTTTTAGTAGCTACTTCCGGAGATACTGGTGGAGCTGTTGCCCATGGATTCTATGATCTTCCAGGTATTGATGTTGTTATTCTTTATCCAAAAAACAGAGTAAGCCCAGTTCAGGAAAAGCAACTTACTGCATTAGGAAAAAATATTTACGCATTAGAAGTTGATGGCAGCTTTGATGATTGCCAAAGTTTGGTAAAGCAAGCCTTCTCCAATAAAGAAATCAATAATCAATTATTTCTTACATCTGCCAATTCTATCAATGTTGCCAGATGGCTTCCACAGCAGATCTATTATCTGTTGGCTCTAAAGCAATGGCAATCGAAAGAAAGTAAAGAAGCTCCGGTCATCTGTGTTCCAAGTGGAAATTTCGGTAATTTATGTGCTGGAATTTTAGCCCATCTTCGAGGACTCCCTGCAGAACATTTTATTGCAGCCTGCAATGCTAATGATATAATTCCTGAATATTTAAAAACTAAAAATTACAATCCTAAAAAAGCTGTAGCTACTTTATCCAATGCTATGGATGTAGGAGATCCCAGCAATTTTATTAGAATTCTCGAACTTTTCAATAATGAATTTGATCTTTTGAAAAATAAGATTTCCGGGTATTCCGTGGACGATAAAGTGACTATACAAACGATTAGGGAAGTTTACAACAGGTATCATTATATTCTCGATCCTCACAGTGCAGTGGCATTTGCTTCTCTCGATGAATATATTAATGAAAATCCAGGTAAAAAGGGATTCATTCTAGGAACAGCACATCCAGTGAAATTTCCTGATGCAGTAGAAAATGCTATTCACACAAAAATTCAAATTCCTCAAAGCTTAAATGACTTAATGAAAAAGGAGAAAAAAACTGTAGAAATAAATTCAGATTTTGAAGAATTAAAGCGATTTTTGCTTAATAAAAATTAAGCAATGAGTAAGATATATCTTGAAGATGTAAAAATATATGCCTACCACGGGGTATTACCTGAGGAAAATATTATTGGCACCTATTATATTTTAAATGCAGAACTTCATACCGATTTGTGGAAGGCAGCAGAATCTGATGACCTGAATGATACCATAAGCTATGCAGATATCAATGATATTCTTCATCAGGAAATGAAAATTAAATCTAAGCTGCTGGAAAATGTTGCAGGAAGAATTATTATAAAAATACATGACCGTTTTCCACAAATCGACTATATCAAGCTTAAACTTACCAAAACAGCACCACCCATGAAGGGTGAAATGAAAGGTGCAAGTATTGAACTGGAAAAAAGTTTTAAACCGGAAAATTAAAATCCTTATTTTTATTTCATTAAAAAAATACAAAATTGAAATTTATTAAAATATTATTTCTAGCAGCATTCATCAATGCTTTCGGCCAGACAGGTGTTGATAATCAATTGGCCAGTTATAACTTTCCAAAGATTAAATCCAGCATTACCATGCCGGTGACAATCCCACTTTCAGAGCTTAGCAATATGGTAAACGCCTCTGTAAAAGATCTCATTTACCAGGATGATTCTTATACAGACAACAATAACGACCAATTTAAAGTAAAAGTTTGGAAAACCAGACCTATTCGTCTAGTTGGAGGAACCAGCCAAAATCTTCTCATTGAAGTTCCTTTAAAAATATGGGCCGAGAAAGGGATTGGAACTCTGGGCGTTTATTCTTATCAGAATACTACTTTTGAAACCGTAATGTCCTTTAATACAACCGTTACATTTAAAAACAACTGGACAATTACCACCAATACTCAGCCCAACGGCTTCCGATGGGTAACGAAACCTGTACTGGATTATGGAAGAATACAAATTCCGATCACCCCTATTGTCGAGAAAAGCCTAAGAGAACAACAGGAAAAATTCTGTAAAACCATTGACCAGCAGATGGCTACTCAACTAAATTTCCAGCAATATGCTGTTATGGCCTGGAATACGTTTGCTCAGCCATTCAATATTTCAGAAGAATACAATACCTGGCTGAAGGTAAGCCCGGTGGGCGTTACTATCACTCCTTTAAAATTTTATGGAAATCAGATCAATGCAACCCTTGGAATTGATATTTTTTCGGAAACTTTTACCGGAAATAAACCTGCAGCCTCACCTCCTGTAACTTCAGCAAGTAATTTTAATTTTGCTCCAACTGTTGCAGATAAATTCGTGTTACAGACTACAGCCAATATTCCTTTTACGGAAGCCAGTAATATGGCCAGAAAAACATTTTTAAATAAAGAATTTGACATCAGAGATTCCAAAGTAAAAGTGACAGACATCAGAGTTTACGGTGTTGATAACAGAATTGTTATTGAAGCACAGACAGATGGCTATATCAAAGGAACTGCTATAGTTTCAGGAATTCCTGTATATGATGAAACTAAAAGAAAAATTGTTTTATCTGATACGAAGTTCAAGCTTAAAACAATGAATATACTTCAAAAAACGGCTTCTCTTCTCTTTCAGGGGAAAATTGTGAAAATGATTGAAGAAGAATACGGCATACCAACTCAGGAATTAGAAGAGACATCCAGAAAAAGTATTGAAGATGCTTTCAACAAAGAATATTATAAAGGATTAAAGATGACCGGAAAGGTATTTAACCTGAAACCAAGCAAAATCCTTCTCAACAGTACAGGAATTACAGCTGTTATTGATACTAATGCTACCTTAAAACTACTTGTAAACGGATTTTAAAAGATAAAATTCATCTCAAAAAAAACTAATAACCGACCATGAAAAGAATTTTAAATATTGTTGAATACAATAAGGCCTCATTATGGATTAGGCTTGCCAATAATTTCATAGATGTTATCATCATATATATTATCAATTACCTCCTCTCTATTATCTGCAATTTTCTTTATAAAATAACTTCAATTGAGTTTTTCTACTTCTATAGTAATGGAAGCATTTTATGGAGTTTCTTTATTGGAAATTTCAACTATTGTCTTTATTATTTTCTGATGGAAAACTACTTTGATGGGAAAACCGTCTCAAAGTATATTACAGGAACCAAAGTAATCAGTACAGATGGTACAAAACCAACTACCCAACAAATTACGTACAGAACTCTTTCCAGGATTGTTCCTTTTGATGGACTATCATTTCTTGGGATAAATGGATGGCACGACAGCTGGAGTGATACACGAGTAATTAATCTGAAAAATTATATGTCTGAAATTCAAGCCAAAAGCGAAATTGACAGTCTAGGAGAGAAAGAAATTGCATAAAAACTTTGGTTTATATAGAAATTTAGCTATATTTGCACACCTCAAAAATGGTAAAACATGGTACTTTGGCCGAGCGGCTAGGCAGTGGTCTGCAACACCATCTACAGCGGTTCGAATCCGCTAGGTACCTCTTTAAAACCTCTAAATAAAATTTAGAGGTTTTTTTATGCAGTTTTATCTATAAAATTAGAAAGAACCAACTTGGTGATTCCACTCTTGTTTACTAAATGAATTAAGTTTTAAAAATTACAGTAAAAATTTCAAAGTCTTCAAAATAAAACAAACTCTTCCACATAGGAGGAGCTTATTTTACAACACAAAAAAAGAATGATGGATAGAAAATTATTTTCTCAAAGATAATCCAACATCAACCCTATCTTTACGAGTAATGCATATACAAAAAAAATCCTCGGAAATTCCGAGGATAAAAACTAATAACCATGAAAACTCAAATTAAACATGAGTTGCATTGGTATATTGAAAAATCGTGCCAAGAATTACTTTTTTTGAAAAAAAAATAAAATTTTATTCATAAACAGAGAAAATTAAATTAAAAAATAAACATCCAAAACATATTGAAATATAAATATATACAAATAATAACTCCACTAAACATAACAAATCACCCTCAAACTCAAAAATGATTAACAAATCAATAATTAAAAAAAACTTTAAAATAAAAAATTAAGTAAAGAAGAAAATTTTCAGAAATACAATATGTCGGTAAAGAGGGCACAAAAAACTACAACTTGTCACAATTTATTCTCTTATTTAGCATAACATTCAAATTTAATATCATTTCACAAAAACAATGAAAACAATATCAGACAGTGTTAAGCAAGATTGAAATAAGAGAATATAAAATAATACAAACTCTGTTAAAAGGTTCAATGATCATACATTTATCGTATGGGATCATCCTTTAATAAACAAAGAAGCATATATAAACTCTCGTTATCAAAAAAAGCCTCCAAACGGAGGCTTCAAAAAACACAAATGATGAAAAAAAAATTTTATATCAGAAATAAAAATTATTTTTTTTAATTCTTATTCAAAAATAGATTTTACTTTTTATCCGTTTTATGAGTACAGTCATAAAACTTTTAAACTAATTATTCTTTTACAGATATAGCATAATTTCCGCTTCTCTATGCTACATTTAAATGTTTTCCGAACAAGCAACTTAGTTACTATGGAATAAAAGAAGTTTTCTCAAAGATATTTCATCTATCTCTAAAAATACATGAGTTCAATCATAAACACTTCAAAAAAGAAAAGGCCTCCATGCGGAGGCCTAAAAAACACAAATGATGAAAAAAATCTATTCAGAAAAATCCAAACAGAATATCGTGTAAACTGTTTATATATTCCTCCCATTAAGGAGTTCTCATATATTCAACAGTATTAATTAATACATATTGATTAAAAAATCCTCATTCGAGGATTTGGTAAATGTAGATAAATATTTTGTCTTTCACAAAGTTATTCTTCCCATGTGATCGGAACATATATTGTAATGTATCCGTCATCATCTATATTTTCATCCGATACCGTTGCAATTACCGTTCCATAACCTACCCAGCCTCCTTGGCCCTGGATGCCCGAGAATTCATAAGTTCCTTCCGGAAGATCTTCCTCGGAATACTGTGGAAGCGCACGATTATTGTACTGACCAGTGAAATACTCATCTCCTGTAGCTGTATTTTTAGCAACGAAACCTCCCAAATCAAATCCTGAACCTGAAAGCATTTTTGTCCCGCTTTGAGATATCAATCCATAACGAACCGGATATGTCTTTGTCTTAGCATCCTTAACAGATACTTCTGTACAAACTTTAGATGGTACTTCCACAACATCAGTGGAAGAAAACGAAGTAGCAACAGCTAGCAATCCTACTACAGCTGTTACTGTAAAAATTGATTTTTTCATATTGAAAGTAATTTAGTTTCTCAAAAATAGGCATCATAAATTAATTCAACAAAAATTATGGATTAACTATATCTTACAAATTTCTTCCAATAAAGATTCCCCGTTGAGCAGGAAACTATGATGAATCTCGTTTAGAACATTAATTTTCAAATTTTGAAAAACTGTCATTTTATTCACAAACATCATGCTTATGTTTCTAAAATCTGCTTTATGACTGTAAAATTTAATAGGATATAGAATTAGTTTAATCCTTTCAATATCAACTTTAACATTCTTTAACTGAATTTTGGCTTCATAATTGAAAATAAAACTAAAATTAGAGCCGTTTAGGCTTAAGCTTATTAAAATTTGAGTTATGAAAAAGATAGTATTAGCAGGTTTTTTATCCGTTTTCTTACTAACGGCCTGCAAGAAAGATGACAGAACTGCTGATAAATCACTGGAAGAACAGAAGCTTGAATTCCAGTCAAGGCAGCTTGAAATAGAACGACAAAAACTAGCTATTGAAAAAGAAAAGCTGGTATATGAAGCTCAGAAAAAAGCAGACAGTATCTCTGAAACCAAAAAAGCGAAAGCTATTGCTGAAAATAATTCAAAGCCTAAAGTTATAAGAGAAACCAGAACAGTATACCGTGACAGAAATTCTAATTCAGGGGGCGGAAATAACGGTGGATATGCGGACAATGGAAACAATGCTTCACAGGGAACTACTCAGAAAAAAGGAATGAGTAAAGCTGCTAAAGGTACTATTATTGGTACTGTAGGTGGTGCAGCTGCAGGAGCAATCATTGCTAAGAAAAACAGAGGTCTTGGTGCTGTAATCGGAGGTGTGGTAGGTGGGGCTACCGGATATACTATCGGTAGATCGCAAGACAGAAAAGACGGAAGAGTACAACCAAGAAGATAATTTTTTTCATCATAACATATAAAGATTGCTTATTTTTAGGCAATCTTTTTTTATGATATTGATTCTGTTTTCCACTATTTTTCTCGTTCCGGTCTTATCGGGACTTGGAAAAATAATGGAAAAATTCTTTGGAATTTTATTTCAGGGAATCTCCGGAAAAATACTTTCGGGAATCATGGGGATAAGTCTTGTTTGGACTTTCATTTCTTTTTTTGTTCCCTTAAATATTTATGTAGAAATGTTTACGGTCTTATTAGGTCTACTCTACTTTTTTAAAGAAAGACTTTATCAGGAATTTTATATATTTCTAAAAAAAGATCTCTTTTTAATAACATTCATTTCCTTTATTATAATATTTACCGGAGCCTACTACCCTTATATATTAGATCATTTCGGATATTATATTCCCTCTATTAAATGGTTGACAGAATATGGGCTTATCAAGGGAATTTCCAATCTGGATCTTACTTTAGGACAAATGTCAATCTGGCATATTTTTCAGGCCGGTTTCTCAAATTTTTCAGATCCTTTTCTGAGAATTAATTCGATTTTACTGGTAATTTATACCATTTATATATTTGAAAGAAAAAACTGGATTCAGCTATGTTTCATTCCTATATTATTACTCTTTTCACAGTCACCCAGCCCTGACCTTCCTGTTATTGTCTTTTCTTTAATTATTTTAAATGAAGTTATATCCGGAAATAGAAATACCAGTCTTCTTTTTGCCTTTTCTGTCTTTGTTTTTGCTATAAAGCCAACCATGATTTGGCTGCCAATACTGGTTCTTCTTTATAATATTTTTATTTTTAAATCAGATTTAAAAAAGCTGTTATTCGGAGGTCTCATTTTATTGTTATTCTTTATTAAAAATATCTGGACATTTGGATATCCTGTATTCCCGGTATCTATAGGAGATTTTGGTTTCATTTGGAAACCCAATCCTGAGATATTGAAAACCTCTTCACAATATGCGATTCTGAAAACTTATGACATGCAGTATTCGTATGAAGAAATCCAAAAGTTTTCCACATTAGATCATATAAAAAACTGGTTCTTCCTGAAGGGTATCAAATCAAAAATCAATATTCTTTTTATATTAAGCTTATTTATTTTTTTGGTATTTGCTTGGGTAAAGAAAAAGAAACTCATCACCTTGATCTTTATTTCCGTGTTGATAAAAAGCGCACTTATACTAGTCTTTTCAGCCCAATACAGATTTTTCATGGATGTATTTTTTGTTTTATTTTTTATTTTATTTCATGAATATGTAAATAAAAGAAAATCCATTGCTACTTTTTCTATGCTCAGTTTATTTTTTATTTCATTATTATCTTTTCCCAGTATTATTCAACATTATATTCCAAGTTTTCAACTGGGGAATTTCATGGTTGGATTTCATAAGAAACAGCTTTTTCAGCCATCAGTTTATGAATATCATCAATTCAATCGTTTTAAGGTTGGGAACTTAAAGTTTAATGTTTCCAAAAGCTATCCTTACAACTTTGAAACCCCTCTTCCCTCTATCTCCGAGAGTTTTATTTTTGACGATGTAAAAGCAGGAATTTTCCCTCAGCCTATTGATGAAAATAACATAGGTAAAGGATTCATCTGGAAAAGAATGAGTTACAAAGAGGAAAAAGAAGCAAAAGCAGTTATTAATACTATCGAAAATATTTATAAATAGAACAAATGCTGAAACTTTATTATCTGAAGAAAAAAAGGTAATTTTGTATTATGTTCAACACATTAGGTAATCTTCTTAGTCTTACAACATTTGGAGAAAGTCACGGAGTGGCTTATGGCGGTATCATCAATAATTTTCCGGCAGGTTTAGCGGTAGATCTCGATAAAGTTCAATATGAACTGAACCGAAGAAAGCCAGGCCAGTCTGCTATTGTTACCCAAAGAAAGGAAAGTGACACCGTTAAATTTCTTTCTGGGATCTTTGATGGAAAAACAACAGGTACACCCATCGGTTTTATCATTGAAAACGAAAATCAGAAATCAAAGGATTATGACCATATTGCTGGAGCATATCGTCCGAGTCATGCAGATTTTACATACGATCAAAAATTTGGTTTCAGGGATCACCGTGGTGGTGGAAAATCTTCTGCCAGAGAAACCATGAACTGGGTAGTTGCAGGAGCTTTGGCCAAGCAACTTTTGCCAGAGATTGAGATCAATGCTTATGTTTCTTCTGTAGGCGATATTTTCTGCGAAAAACCATACCAGGCTCTTGACTTTTCTCAAACGGAAAGCAATGATGTACGTTGTCCGGACGCTGAAACGGCAGAAAAGATGATTGCCAGAATCAAAGAAATTAAAAAAGAAGGAAATACAATTGGAGGAACCATTACCTGCGTGATCAAAAATGTTCCTGTAGGAATTGGTGAACCTATATTTTCAAAACTCCAGGCTGAACTGGCAAAAGCAATGCTGAATATCAATGCCTGCAAGGGTTTTGAATATGGGAGTGGTTTCTGTGGGGCAAAAATGACTGGAAA is a genomic window of Chryseobacterium nakagawai containing:
- a CDS encoding RDD family protein, translated to MKRILNIVEYNKASLWIRLANNFIDVIIIYIINYLLSIICNFLYKITSIEFFYFYSNGSILWSFFIGNFNYCLYYFLMENYFDGKTVSKYITGTKVISTDGTKPTTQQITYRTLSRIVPFDGLSFLGINGWHDSWSDTRVINLKNYMSEIQAKSEIDSLGEKEIA
- a CDS encoding YMGG-like glycine zipper-containing protein; its protein translation is MKKIVLAGFLSVFLLTACKKDDRTADKSLEEQKLEFQSRQLEIERQKLAIEKEKLVYEAQKKADSISETKKAKAIAENNSKPKVIRETRTVYRDRNSNSGGGNNGGYADNGNNASQGTTQKKGMSKAAKGTIIGTVGGAAAGAIIAKKNRGLGAVIGGVVGGATGYTIGRSQDRKDGRVQPRR
- a CDS encoding LIC_10190 family membrane protein; this encodes MEKFFGILFQGISGKILSGIMGISLVWTFISFFVPLNIYVEMFTVLLGLLYFFKERLYQEFYIFLKKDLFLITFISFIIIFTGAYYPYILDHFGYYIPSIKWLTEYGLIKGISNLDLTLGQMSIWHIFQAGFSNFSDPFLRINSILLVIYTIYIFERKNWIQLCFIPILLLFSQSPSPDLPVIVFSLIILNEVISGNRNTSLLFAFSVFVFAIKPTMIWLPILVLLYNIFIFKSDLKKLLFGGLILLLFFIKNIWTFGYPVFPVSIGDFGFIWKPNPEILKTSSQYAILKTYDMQYSYEEIQKFSTLDHIKNWFFLKGIKSKINILFILSLFIFLVFAWVKKKKLITLIFISVLIKSALILVFSAQYRFFMDVFFVLFFILFHEYVNKRKSIATFSMLSLFFISLLSFPSIIQHYIPSFQLGNFMVGFHKKQLFQPSVYEYHQFNRFKVGNLKFNVSKSYPYNFETPLPSISESFIFDDVKAGIFPQPIDENNIGKGFIWKRMSYKEEKEAKAVINTIENIYK
- the aroC gene encoding chorismate synthase, translated to MFNTLGNLLSLTTFGESHGVAYGGIINNFPAGLAVDLDKVQYELNRRKPGQSAIVTQRKESDTVKFLSGIFDGKTTGTPIGFIIENENQKSKDYDHIAGAYRPSHADFTYDQKFGFRDHRGGGKSSARETMNWVVAGALAKQLLPEIEINAYVSSVGDIFCEKPYQALDFSQTESNDVRCPDAETAEKMIARIKEIKKEGNTIGGTITCVIKNVPVGIGEPIFSKLQAELAKAMLNINACKGFEYGSGFCGAKMTGKEHNDQFNTDFTTKSNLSGGIQGGISNGMDIYFRVAFKPVATILRPQDSIDKEGNPVIVEGKGRHDPCVVPRAVPVVEGLAAFILADLFLINKTRNINNF